Proteins co-encoded in one Terriglobia bacterium genomic window:
- the tig gene encoding trigger factor: MKVEVTDLGPVKKSLSFEVEPDEVARETDEVVRRLAARVRVPGFRAGKVPLGVVRTRFAKEVEEDVRDRLIARLHAEAARDKGLKPLGEPVLEQLSHDKDGPLTFRTTFEVAPSIAPKGYRGVEAREPAVAVSDADVEQALGELREAQARLVAVEGRAATAGDVIVVDVDGRPDEGEPFRRERTLIEVGATDNLPEFNERIHGAVAGTELDFPVAYPKEYDNASLAGKTVRYRLVVHEVKRREIPEIDDEFARDLGEFEDLGALRKRIREDLDERRKHEARLAVRQGVLDKVLLENPAVLPDVLVDEEIHHRLEEFVRTLMLQGMDPSKIKVDWKEIRDRQEAPARKAVHARLVLDAVAAAESISVEREEVDGRIAKEAERVGEPKEAVRQRLAKAGGIEALQDQLVREKTLDFLTSVANIQREE; the protein is encoded by the coding sequence ATGAAGGTCGAAGTCACGGACCTGGGTCCGGTCAAGAAGAGCCTCTCCTTCGAGGTGGAGCCGGACGAGGTGGCGAGGGAGACCGACGAGGTGGTCCGCCGTCTCGCGGCCCGCGTCCGCGTGCCCGGATTCCGGGCGGGCAAGGTGCCGCTCGGGGTGGTCCGGACCCGATTCGCCAAGGAGGTCGAGGAGGACGTCCGCGACCGCCTGATCGCCAGGCTGCACGCCGAGGCCGCACGGGACAAGGGGCTGAAGCCGCTGGGGGAGCCGGTGCTCGAGCAGCTCTCCCACGACAAGGACGGGCCGCTCACGTTCCGCACCACGTTCGAGGTCGCCCCGTCGATCGCGCCGAAGGGGTACAGGGGGGTCGAAGCGCGGGAGCCCGCGGTCGCGGTCTCCGACGCGGACGTCGAGCAAGCGCTCGGGGAGCTCCGCGAGGCGCAGGCCCGCCTCGTCGCGGTGGAGGGGCGCGCGGCGACCGCAGGTGACGTGATCGTCGTGGACGTCGACGGTCGGCCGGACGAGGGGGAGCCTTTCCGGCGGGAGCGCACGCTGATCGAGGTGGGCGCCACCGACAACCTGCCCGAGTTCAACGAGCGGATCCACGGAGCCGTCGCGGGGACCGAACTGGACTTCCCGGTGGCCTATCCGAAGGAATACGACAACGCGTCGCTCGCGGGGAAGACCGTCCGCTACCGCCTCGTGGTCCACGAAGTCAAACGCCGGGAGATCCCCGAGATCGACGACGAGTTCGCGCGCGACCTCGGGGAGTTCGAGGACCTCGGCGCGCTCCGGAAGCGCATTCGCGAGGATCTCGACGAGCGCCGGAAGCACGAGGCGCGGCTCGCGGTCCGGCAGGGTGTCCTGGACAAGGTCCTGCTCGAGAATCCCGCGGTCCTTCCGGACGTCCTCGTGGACGAGGAGATTCACCATCGCCTCGAGGAATTCGTTCGTACCCTGATGCTCCAGGGGATGGACCCGTCGAAGATCAAGGTGGACTGGAAGGAGATTCGCGACCGCCAGGAGGCCCCCGCCCGCAAGGCCGTCCACGCGCGCCTCGTCCTGGACGCGGTGGCCGCCGCGGAGTCCATCTCGGTGGAGAGGGAAGAGGTGGACGGGCGCATCGCCAAGGAGGCGGAGCGCGTCGGGGAGCCCAAGGAAGCGGTGCGTCAGCGGCTCGCGAAGGCGGGCGGCATCGAAGCCCTTCAAGATCAGCTAGTTAGGGAGAAAACGCTTGACTTCCTGACCTCCGTTGCTAATATTCAACGTGAGGAATGA
- the clpP gene encoding ATP-dependent Clp endopeptidase proteolytic subunit ClpP, translating to MPLVPMVVEQTSRGERAYDIYSRLLKDNIVFLGMPIDDMVSSLVIAQLLFLEAEDPDKDISVYINSPGGSITAGLAIYDTMQFVKPDISTICIGQASSMGAVLLAAGTPGKRFALPNSRVMIHQPWGGFQGQASDIDIQAREILKMRERLNQILADHTGRSLDKIANDTDRDYIMSAEEALAYGLIDQVIHRRDAAGSPGPVEAGR from the coding sequence ATGCCTCTCGTGCCGATGGTCGTGGAGCAGACGAGCCGCGGGGAACGCGCGTACGACATCTACTCGCGCCTCCTGAAGGACAACATCGTCTTCCTCGGCATGCCCATCGACGACATGGTGTCGAGCCTCGTGATCGCCCAGCTCCTCTTCCTCGAGGCCGAGGACCCGGACAAGGACATCTCCGTCTACATCAACTCCCCCGGGGGGTCGATCACCGCCGGCCTAGCGATCTACGACACCATGCAGTTCGTGAAGCCGGACATCAGCACGATCTGCATCGGCCAGGCCTCGAGCATGGGTGCGGTCCTCCTGGCGGCGGGGACGCCCGGGAAGCGGTTCGCGCTCCCCAACTCGCGGGTCATGATCCACCAGCCGTGGGGCGGCTTCCAGGGACAGGCGTCCGACATCGACATCCAGGCCCGCGAGATCCTGAAGATGCGCGAGCGGTTGAACCAGATCCTGGCCGACCACACCGGCCGGTCCCTGGACAAGATCGCCAACGACACCGACCGCGACTACATCATGAGCGCGGAGGAGGCGCTCGCGTACGGGCTGATCGACC